The Canis lupus dingo isolate Sandy chromosome 4, ASM325472v2, whole genome shotgun sequence genome contains a region encoding:
- the C1QTNF2 gene encoding complement C1q tumor necrosis factor-related protein 2 isoform X3 produces the protein MIPWVLLACALPCAADPLLGAFARRDFQKGSPQLVCSLPGPQGPPGPPGAPGPSGMVGRMGFPGKDGQDGQDGDRGDSGEEGPPGRTGNRGKPGPKGKAGAIGRAGPRGPKGVSGAPGKHGTPGKKGPKGRKGEPGLPGPCSCGSGHAKSAFSVAVTKSYPRERLPIKFDKILMNEGGHYNASSGKFVCGVPGIYYFTYDITLANKHLAIGLVHNGQYRIRTFDANTGNHDVASGSTILALKQGDEVWLQIFYSEQNGLFYDPYWTDSLFTGFLIYADQDNPNEV, from the exons ATGATCCCTTGGGTACTCTTGGCCTGTGCCCTCCCTTGTGCGGCTGACCCACTGCTCGGAGCCTTCGCCCGCAGGGACTTCCAGAAGGGCTCTCCTCAACTTGTCTGCAGTCTACCTGGCCCCCAGGGCCCGCCcggccccccaggagccccagggccctCAGGAATGGTGGGAAGAATGGGATTTCCTGGAAAAGACGGCCAGGACGGCCAGGACGGGGACCGGGGGGACAGTGGAGAGGAAG GTCCACCTGGCCGGACAGGTAACCGGGGAAAGCCAGGACCAAAGGGCAAAGCCGGGGCCATTGGGCGGGCCGGCCCTCGCGGCCCCAAGGGGGTCAGTGGTGCCCCGGGGAAGCACGGCACACCAGGAAAGAAAGGGCCCAAGGGCAGGAAGGGGGAGCCGGGCCTCCCGGGCCCCTGCAGCTGCGGCAGTGGCCACGCCAAGTCTGCCTTCTCAGTGGCAGTGACCAAGAGCTACCCAAGGGAGAGGCTCCCCATCAAGTTTGACAAGATCCTGATGAACGAGGGCGGCCACTACAATGCATCCAGTGGCAAGTTCGTCTGCGGCGTGCCAGGGATCTACTACTTCACCTATGACATCACGTTGGCCAATAAGCACTTGGCCATCGGCCTGGTGCACAACGGCCAGTACCGCATCCGGACCTTCGATGCCAACACGGGCAACCATGATGTGGCCTCGGGCTCCACCATCCTGGCTCTGAAGCAGGGTGATGAGGTCTGGCTTCAGATCTTCTACTCAGAGCAGAATGGGCTTTTCTACGACCCTTACTGGACCGACAGCCTCTTCACAGGCTTCCTCATCTATGCTGACCAGGACAACCCTAATGAGGTGTAG
- the C1QTNF2 gene encoding complement C1q tumor necrosis factor-related protein 2 isoform X2, which produces MGKVTTMIPWVLLACALPCAADPLLGAFARRDFQKGSPQLVCSLPGPQGPPGPPGAPGPSGMVGRMGFPGKDGQDGQDGDRGDSGEEGPPGRTGNRGKPGPKGKAGAIGRAGPRGPKGVSGAPGKHGTPGKKGPKGRKGEPGLPGPCSCGSGHAKSAFSVAVTKSYPRERLPIKFDKILMNEGGHYNASSGKFVCGVPGIYYFTYDITLANKHLAIGLVHNGQYRIRTFDANTGNHDVASGSTILALKQGDEVWLQIFYSEQNGLFYDPYWTDSLFTGFLIYADQDNPNEV; this is translated from the exons GTGACCACCATGATCCCTTGGGTACTCTTGGCCTGTGCCCTCCCTTGTGCGGCTGACCCACTGCTCGGAGCCTTCGCCCGCAGGGACTTCCAGAAGGGCTCTCCTCAACTTGTCTGCAGTCTACCTGGCCCCCAGGGCCCGCCcggccccccaggagccccagggccctCAGGAATGGTGGGAAGAATGGGATTTCCTGGAAAAGACGGCCAGGACGGCCAGGACGGGGACCGGGGGGACAGTGGAGAGGAAG GTCCACCTGGCCGGACAGGTAACCGGGGAAAGCCAGGACCAAAGGGCAAAGCCGGGGCCATTGGGCGGGCCGGCCCTCGCGGCCCCAAGGGGGTCAGTGGTGCCCCGGGGAAGCACGGCACACCAGGAAAGAAAGGGCCCAAGGGCAGGAAGGGGGAGCCGGGCCTCCCGGGCCCCTGCAGCTGCGGCAGTGGCCACGCCAAGTCTGCCTTCTCAGTGGCAGTGACCAAGAGCTACCCAAGGGAGAGGCTCCCCATCAAGTTTGACAAGATCCTGATGAACGAGGGCGGCCACTACAATGCATCCAGTGGCAAGTTCGTCTGCGGCGTGCCAGGGATCTACTACTTCACCTATGACATCACGTTGGCCAATAAGCACTTGGCCATCGGCCTGGTGCACAACGGCCAGTACCGCATCCGGACCTTCGATGCCAACACGGGCAACCATGATGTGGCCTCGGGCTCCACCATCCTGGCTCTGAAGCAGGGTGATGAGGTCTGGCTTCAGATCTTCTACTCAGAGCAGAATGGGCTTTTCTACGACCCTTACTGGACCGACAGCCTCTTCACAGGCTTCCTCATCTATGCTGACCAGGACAACCCTAATGAGGTGTAG